A window from Bordetella petrii encodes these proteins:
- a CDS encoding Na+/H+ antiporter subunit C, producing MELIYAAAIGVLAGSGVWLILRPRTFQLIMGLTLVSYAVNLFIFGIGRLTVGRPPVIDPAVAPDPAAMADPLPQALVLTAIVIGFATTALFLVVLLASRGLTGTDHVDGRESES from the coding sequence ATGGAATTGATATACGCCGCCGCTATCGGCGTGCTGGCCGGATCCGGCGTGTGGCTGATTCTGCGGCCGCGCACCTTCCAGCTCATCATGGGGCTGACGCTGGTCTCGTACGCCGTCAACCTGTTCATTTTCGGCATCGGCCGGCTGACGGTCGGCCGCCCGCCGGTCATCGACCCGGCGGTGGCGCCCGACCCGGCCGCGATGGCCGATCCGCTGCCCCAGGCGCTGGTGCTTACCGCCATCGTCATCGGCTTCGCCACCACCGCGCTGTTCCTGGTGGTGCTGCTGGCCTCGCGCGGCCTCACCGGCACTGACCATGTCGATGGCAGGGAGTCGGAATCTTGA